One Gammaproteobacteria bacterium genomic window, GGAGACCGCATCCCGGGCATCCCGCTGCATTCCATCAAGGGCCTGCTGGAGTTTGCGACACCGACCCGCATCAAGGATTCGGACACGCCGCCCACGATGCGGATCGGCGCCGAGTGGAGCTACAGTTCTTCCCGCTACCTGCGCGGCGACGAATCCAACGAGGACGATCCTTTGGGCGGCTACTTCCTCTTGAACCTGTACACCGAATACCGCC contains:
- a CDS encoding TonB-dependent receptor, encoding GDRIPGIPLHSIKGLLEFATPTRIKDSDTPPTMRIGAEWSYSSSRYLRGDESNEDDPLGGYFLLNLYTEYRPLPSVGLFLRIDNVLDKEYETFGLYGEADEVPALEARDYGSRFVSPGAPRAGYLGIRISM